In Halorhabdus rudnickae, the following proteins share a genomic window:
- a CDS encoding tryptophan--tRNA ligase has product MTRDTHSDDESPDDRRSESTDPKLRPDGGAAAGADDTTLDPWGSSTVSDYRNLFEEFGIEEFEALLPEVPDPHYLMRRGVIFGHRDYRPIARAMREDEPFAVLSGFMPTGDPHIGHKLVFDEIIWHQQQGGDAYGLIADLEAHAARGLTWDEIDEHARDYVLSLLALGFDPEEGTLYRQSENRELQDLAFELGVEARFAEFEGIYGFDGETDVSHMQSVVTQMADILYPQLDEPKPTVIPVGPDQDPHMRLARDVAARMRYFGVTEAYASFETDDAERQLIAEAYETLSEQHPDQTVRCGDAATYLDNGRDRDATDPDTMIVDRVITMLREAGKEPLRPRVRFLDRNATEEAFDTLIEAIDGEKRVYDEHIDVFDLSREAAEELAREVELDHGGYGFLPPSSIYHRFMTGLTGGKMSSSVPASHISLLDDPEDGYDKVRSATTGGRETADEQRELGGKPDECPVYELYAYLLADDDDELATEVYEECAGGERLCGGCKEQAAELMEAFLGDHQEKREEWAQKLDELDIEFDSDRNR; this is encoded by the coding sequence ATGACGCGAGACACACACTCCGACGACGAATCGCCAGACGACCGACGGTCCGAGTCGACCGACCCGAAACTGCGGCCCGACGGCGGGGCGGCCGCCGGTGCCGACGACACGACGCTGGACCCGTGGGGTTCCTCGACTGTCTCCGATTATCGCAACCTCTTCGAGGAGTTCGGCATCGAGGAGTTCGAGGCGTTACTTCCCGAGGTACCTGACCCACATTATCTGATGCGCCGAGGGGTCATCTTCGGCCACCGCGACTACCGGCCCATCGCCCGTGCCATGCGCGAGGACGAACCTTTCGCTGTTCTCTCGGGCTTCATGCCGACCGGTGACCCCCACATCGGACACAAACTCGTCTTCGACGAGATCATCTGGCATCAACAGCAGGGCGGGGACGCCTACGGTCTCATCGCCGATCTGGAGGCCCACGCCGCCCGCGGGCTGACCTGGGACGAGATCGACGAGCACGCCAGAGATTACGTCCTCTCACTGCTCGCACTGGGTTTCGACCCCGAAGAGGGGACCCTTTATCGCCAGTCCGAGAACCGGGAGTTACAGGATCTGGCGTTCGAACTCGGCGTGGAGGCCCGTTTCGCCGAGTTCGAAGGCATCTACGGCTTCGACGGCGAGACTGACGTCTCTCACATGCAAAGCGTCGTCACACAGATGGCCGACATTCTCTACCCGCAACTCGACGAGCCGAAACCGACCGTCATTCCCGTGGGTCCCGACCAGGATCCCCATATGCGGCTGGCGCGTGACGTGGCCGCCCGGATGCGGTACTTCGGCGTTACAGAAGCGTATGCCTCTTTCGAGACCGACGACGCGGAACGCCAACTTATCGCGGAAGCCTACGAGACCCTTTCGGAACAACACCCCGACCAGACCGTCCGGTGTGGCGACGCCGCAACCTACCTCGACAATGGGCGGGATCGCGACGCGACCGATCCCGACACCATGATCGTCGATCGCGTCATCACGATGCTCCGGGAGGCGGGCAAGGAACCCCTCCGTCCCCGGGTCCGGTTCCTCGATCGCAACGCCACCGAGGAAGCGTTCGACACCCTCATCGAAGCCATCGACGGCGAGAAGCGCGTCTACGACGAGCATATCGACGTGTTCGACCTCTCCCGGGAAGCGGCCGAGGAACTCGCCCGCGAGGTCGAACTCGATCACGGTGGCTATGGCTTCCTCCCACCGTCGTCGATCTACCATCGCTTCATGACTGGGCTCACCGGCGGGAAGATGTCTTCGTCAGTCCCGGCGAGTCACATTAGCCTGCTGGACGACCCCGAAGACGGCTACGACAAGGTCCGGTCGGCGACGACGGGCGGCCGCGAAACGGCCGACGAACAGCGCGAACTCGGCGGCAAACCGGACGAGTGTCCAGTCTACGAACTGTACGCCTACCTGCTCGCGGATGACGACGACGAACTCGCGACGGAGGTCTACGAGGAGTGTGCCGGTGGCGAACGGCTCTGTGGCGGCTGTAAGGAGCAGGCGGCCGAACTCATGGAAGCGTTTCTCGGGGATCATCAGGAGAAGCGCGAGGAGTGGGCCCAGAAACTCGACGAACTGGACATCGAATTCGACTCCGATCGGAACCGGTGA
- a CDS encoding alpha/beta hydrolase family protein, whose amino-acid sequence MAVTDLDARTTVFIVALVLVLVGSGTAYWVETNGQTVEVRDVQFEATNGTMMTGELYVPPGVSTADPAPAILATHGYINYHETQSPFAIEYARRGFVVLAVDQTGHGGSDPPAFAHGFGGPPALEYLRSLSMVDTDNIGLEGHSMGGWASVAAAAVHPDGYESMVLYGSSTGSFGAPEGTPEFPRNLLVDYGEYEEFPYMWELNKARNVENSGKLQSVFGTDSTVEEGRVYGSIEDGTARKLITPGTTHPGLHLSPTATADSIEWFQTTLDGEDPLPPGDQTWYFKELGTLLAMLGGIVFMFPLGSLLVERYDRSAGFSRELPESVGLEGVARIGTALVAFFLPILTYYHLQEWGQSTFAASSLLPQEITTGVAVWATFNAIVILVGFAVFHYTKDGSFADLRASYGLGTDTGLRTIGRAALSSIGIVGGLYLLLSITEYLTGQGFRFWVFGIRPLETFQFWIVLRYLIPFTVFFVALGILLHGELRPRDGYASVRREMATNWAIVGGPFVLLLAVQYGWMVTTGHLMSNFLTAGVDLLTILAFQFLVLLSIAPLISTYFFRKTGRIWTGAFTNALFVTWVIVAGTATHYPIAIF is encoded by the coding sequence ATGGCGGTTACTGATCTCGATGCACGAACGACGGTGTTCATCGTTGCACTCGTGCTGGTTCTGGTCGGTAGTGGTACAGCCTATTGGGTAGAGACGAACGGCCAGACGGTGGAGGTCCGGGACGTTCAGTTCGAGGCAACGAACGGGACGATGATGACCGGAGAGCTGTACGTCCCTCCCGGTGTCTCGACGGCCGACCCGGCGCCGGCGATCCTCGCGACACACGGCTACATCAATTATCACGAGACTCAATCGCCGTTCGCGATCGAGTACGCCAGACGCGGGTTCGTCGTCCTGGCGGTCGATCAGACCGGCCACGGGGGATCCGATCCGCCGGCGTTCGCCCACGGGTTCGGCGGCCCGCCGGCCCTGGAGTACCTCCGGTCGCTGTCGATGGTCGATACGGACAATATTGGCCTCGAAGGCCACTCGATGGGCGGATGGGCAAGCGTCGCTGCGGCGGCCGTCCACCCTGACGGCTACGAGTCGATGGTACTGTACGGATCGTCCACAGGGTCGTTCGGTGCACCCGAAGGAACTCCCGAATTCCCGCGTAATCTCTTGGTCGACTACGGCGAGTACGAGGAGTTCCCCTACATGTGGGAACTAAACAAGGCACGGAACGTCGAGAACAGTGGGAAGTTGCAGAGCGTCTTCGGGACCGACAGCACCGTCGAAGAAGGGCGCGTCTACGGAAGTATCGAGGACGGGACGGCCCGAAAACTCATTACGCCGGGGACGACCCATCCAGGGCTGCACCTCTCGCCGACCGCGACCGCAGACTCGATCGAGTGGTTCCAGACGACCTTAGATGGTGAGGACCCGCTGCCACCCGGCGATCAGACCTGGTACTTCAAGGAACTGGGCACGTTGCTGGCGATGCTCGGCGGCATCGTGTTCATGTTCCCGCTCGGGTCGCTGCTTGTCGAACGGTACGATCGCTCGGCCGGATTCAGCCGGGAACTGCCCGAATCGGTCGGACTCGAAGGGGTTGCTCGGATCGGTACGGCACTCGTCGCGTTCTTCCTGCCGATCCTGACCTACTATCACCTCCAGGAATGGGGCCAGAGCACCTTTGCGGCGAGTTCGCTCCTGCCCCAGGAGATTACGACCGGCGTCGCGGTGTGGGCGACGTTCAACGCGATCGTGATCCTAGTGGGCTTTGCCGTGTTCCACTATACCAAGGACGGATCGTTCGCCGATCTTCGAGCGTCATACGGGCTAGGAACCGATACCGGCCTCCGGACGATCGGGCGGGCAGCGCTTTCGAGTATCGGCATCGTCGGTGGGTTGTACCTCCTGCTCTCGATCACCGAATACCTGACCGGACAGGGCTTTCGCTTTTGGGTCTTCGGGATCCGACCACTCGAGACCTTCCAGTTTTGGATCGTCCTGCGGTATCTGATCCCGTTCACTGTGTTCTTCGTCGCGCTCGGAATCCTGCTACACGGCGAGTTACGGCCGCGTGACGGCTATGCGTCCGTCCGGCGGGAGATGGCGACAAACTGGGCGATAGTCGGGGGGCCGTTCGTCCTCCTGCTTGCCGTCCAGTACGGGTGGATGGTCACGACCGGCCATCTGATGAGTAACTTCCTGACGGCCGGCGTGGACCTGCTGACGATCCTCGCCTTCCAGTTCCTCGTGTTGCTCTCGATCGCACCGCTAATCTCGACGTATTTCTTCCGGAAGACGGGACGTATCTGGACGGGCGCGTTCACGAACGCGCTGTTCGTGACTTGGGTCATCGTTGCCGGGACGGCCACCCACTACCCGATAGCGATCTTCTAA
- a CDS encoding quinone-dependent dihydroorotate dehydrogenase, with protein sequence MTLYDIAKPLLFQLSPETAHWLAHGGLHVVDGTVLEAILKRTFVVEDERLEVSAFGQEFPNPIGVAAGFDKTGQAPGALQALGFGHVEVGGITAEPQEGNPRPRVFRLVEDEAIINRMGLNNPGAAVLGRRLAETDVEHPVGVNLGKSESVPLREAADDYRETYERVAGHGDFYVVNISCPNSTGIRELQNRDSMADIFAALTEAGASPLLVKLSPDLPEPAVEDALDLVDEYDLDGVVATNTTTDRPKNLSSPDRVEKGGLSGKPLEDEATEMVRFVAQRTDVPVIGVGGVFTAADAYRKIRAGASLVQIYTSFIYRGPTVARNVNRGLATLLERDGFDSVEDAVGVDL encoded by the coding sequence ATGACACTATACGACATTGCCAAGCCGCTGTTGTTTCAGCTCTCTCCCGAGACCGCTCACTGGCTCGCTCACGGTGGGCTCCACGTCGTCGATGGGACAGTTCTCGAGGCGATTTTGAAGCGAACGTTCGTCGTCGAGGACGAGCGGCTGGAAGTCTCGGCGTTCGGCCAGGAGTTCCCGAATCCCATCGGCGTCGCAGCCGGTTTCGACAAGACAGGTCAGGCGCCGGGCGCCCTGCAAGCGCTGGGCTTTGGCCACGTCGAAGTCGGGGGCATAACGGCCGAGCCTCAGGAGGGCAACCCGCGCCCGCGCGTGTTTAGGCTAGTGGAAGACGAGGCGATCATCAACCGGATGGGGTTGAACAACCCGGGTGCAGCCGTCCTCGGTCGGCGCCTGGCCGAGACGGACGTGGAGCACCCCGTCGGCGTCAACCTGGGAAAATCCGAGTCGGTACCATTGAGAGAGGCTGCTGACGATTACCGTGAGACCTACGAACGGGTGGCCGGCCACGGTGACTTTTACGTCGTCAACATCTCCTGCCCCAATTCAACGGGCATTCGAGAGTTGCAAAACCGGGATTCGATGGCAGATATTTTCGCCGCGCTGACGGAGGCCGGCGCAAGTCCATTGTTGGTCAAGCTCTCGCCGGATCTGCCGGAACCCGCCGTCGAAGACGCCCTCGATTTAGTCGACGAATACGACCTCGACGGGGTGGTGGCGACGAACACGACGACCGACCGACCGAAGAACCTTTCGAGCCCGGATCGCGTCGAGAAGGGTGGCCTCTCGGGGAAACCCCTCGAAGACGAAGCGACGGAGATGGTTCGGTTCGTTGCCCAGCGGACGGACGTGCCCGTGATCGGTGTCGGTGGCGTGTTCACGGCGGCCGACGCCTATCGGAAGATCAGGGCCGGCGCGAGCCTGGTTCAGATCTACACGAGCTTCATCTATCGTGGACCGACTGTTGCCCGAAATGTCAATCGAGGTCTGGCGACGCTACTGGAACGTGATGGCTTCGACAGCGTCGAGGACGCGGTCGGCGTAGATCTCTGA
- the pheS gene encoding phenylalanine--tRNA ligase subunit alpha, producing the protein MELPTDQLAVLEAASADDRRTVAQLSEETDLATAAVTRAAFELEAEGLVSVTETTDESVSLTDEGQSYLDAGLPEHRLYRAAIEQGADEHAVSMGQVIGAADLGGEAVDIALSNFARKGYGEIESGEITADPDADLGADAEASALEAIDAGKPVDDDDALDQLDRRELIERSERTVRSVELTDAGVTELMAGVEEAERVDRLTSDLLTSGEWEDVEFADYNVEADAEAIDGGKIHPLRGMAERVKEVLVGMGFEEMEGPHADAEFWINDALFMPQDHPARTHWDQFALEVPPMDNLPAEIRHDVEHAHREGVGEDGEGYHSPWGEEMARQIDLRGHTTSLSARHLAGVAKGDLEPPQRFFSVEKAYRNDEIDSTHLLEFFQIEGWVMAEDLSVRDLMGTFTEFYEQFGITDLEFKPTYNPYTEPSFELFGEHPVTGEVVEIGNSGIFRPEMLDPLGVECDVMAWGLALERLMMLVTGAEDIRDVHGTLVDLDYLRTEEVRY; encoded by the coding sequence ATGGAACTCCCGACCGACCAACTCGCGGTCCTGGAGGCCGCGAGCGCCGACGACAGACGCACCGTTGCACAGCTGAGCGAGGAGACGGACCTCGCCACGGCAGCCGTCACGCGGGCCGCTTTCGAACTCGAAGCCGAGGGTCTAGTCTCCGTCACCGAAACGACCGACGAATCCGTCTCGCTGACCGACGAGGGTCAGTCGTATCTCGACGCCGGCCTGCCCGAACACCGCCTTTATCGGGCCGCCATCGAGCAGGGGGCCGACGAGCATGCCGTCTCGATGGGCCAGGTCATCGGCGCCGCCGATCTGGGCGGCGAGGCCGTCGACATTGCGCTGTCGAATTTCGCTCGGAAGGGGTACGGCGAGATCGAATCCGGCGAGATCACTGCCGATCCCGACGCTGATCTCGGTGCTGATGCGGAAGCGAGCGCCCTGGAGGCCATCGACGCCGGCAAACCCGTCGATGACGACGACGCTCTCGATCAACTCGACCGGCGTGAGCTGATCGAGCGCTCCGAACGAACTGTCCGATCGGTCGAACTCACCGACGCGGGCGTGACGGAACTCATGGCCGGCGTCGAGGAAGCCGAACGGGTCGATCGACTGACCTCCGATCTTCTCACCAGCGGCGAGTGGGAGGACGTCGAATTCGCCGACTACAACGTCGAAGCCGACGCCGAGGCGATCGACGGCGGGAAGATTCACCCACTACGCGGGATGGCCGAGCGCGTCAAGGAAGTCCTCGTGGGCATGGGCTTTGAGGAAATGGAGGGGCCTCATGCCGACGCGGAGTTCTGGATCAACGACGCGCTGTTCATGCCCCAGGATCATCCCGCGCGCACGCACTGGGATCAGTTCGCACTGGAGGTCCCGCCGATGGACAACCTGCCCGCGGAAATCCGCCACGATGTCGAGCACGCCCACCGCGAGGGCGTCGGAGAAGACGGCGAGGGCTATCACTCGCCGTGGGGTGAGGAGATGGCCCGTCAGATCGACCTGCGTGGCCATACTACCTCTCTGTCGGCCCGTCACCTCGCTGGCGTCGCGAAGGGTGACCTCGAACCCCCGCAGCGCTTTTTCTCCGTCGAGAAGGCCTATCGCAACGACGAGATCGACTCGACCCACCTGCTGGAGTTCTTCCAGATCGAGGGGTGGGTGATGGCCGAGGATCTTTCGGTGCGGGATCTGATGGGGACATTCACGGAGTTCTACGAACAGTTCGGGATCACTGACCTGGAGTTCAAGCCGACGTACAATCCCTACACGGAGCCGAGTTTCGAGCTGTTCGGCGAACATCCCGTCACCGGCGAGGTCGTCGAGATCGGCAACTCCGGGATCTTCCGGCCCGAGATGCTCGACCCTCTCGGCGTCGAGTGTGACGTGATGGCCTGGGGACTTGCCCTCGAACGACTGATGATGCTGGTCACCGGCGCCGAGGACATCCGTGATGTCCACGGGACGCTGGTCGACCTCGACTATCTCCGCACCGAGGAGGTGCGTTACTGA
- the endA gene encoding tRNA-intron lyase → MELVLEENTVRGNGEARERFYDSRGYGRADAGGLTLAPVEAAHLLYRGDIQAVRDADSGDSLAFRALLSSAAVSEIDFLVYKDLRDRGFYLSPAREGWVDDPTGADFVVYPRGQGPWDDDIAYRVRAESERTAIDAATLGDSVLAVVDEESAITYLETSRREIDGSTAVDLPTGVGADLLGDRVLVWSPPEALYHEGFYGQPLDDETGDPLQLSLIEAAALAGRGVIDLADGEAAIVECGREVEGERFDRRLAVYRSLRERGVVPKTGYKFGADFRTYADVESVDSLGHSELLVRVLPADHAFSPRDLALDVRLAHGVRKQMVFALVTRADNTDSPRIEWLEVGRLTP, encoded by the coding sequence ATGGAACTGGTCTTGGAAGAGAACACGGTCCGGGGCAACGGCGAGGCCCGCGAGCGGTTCTACGACTCACGGGGCTACGGCCGGGCCGACGCCGGCGGGCTTACCCTGGCCCCCGTCGAAGCCGCCCACCTCCTCTATCGGGGCGACATCCAAGCCGTCCGCGACGCCGACAGTGGCGATTCGCTCGCCTTCCGAGCATTGCTTTCTTCGGCTGCCGTCTCGGAAATCGACTTTCTGGTCTACAAGGACCTCCGGGATCGGGGGTTCTATCTCTCGCCCGCCCGGGAGGGATGGGTCGACGATCCCACGGGGGCGGATTTCGTCGTCTATCCGCGCGGACAGGGTCCCTGGGACGACGATATTGCCTACCGCGTCCGGGCCGAAAGCGAGCGGACGGCCATCGACGCGGCCACGTTGGGTGATAGCGTCCTGGCGGTCGTCGACGAGGAATCGGCGATCACTTACCTCGAAACCAGCCGTCGTGAGATCGACGGGTCGACCGCGGTCGACCTACCGACCGGCGTTGGGGCCGACTTGCTGGGCGATCGGGTACTTGTCTGGAGTCCGCCCGAAGCGCTCTATCACGAAGGGTTCTACGGACAACCGCTCGACGACGAAACTGGCGATCCCCTTCAGCTATCGCTGATCGAGGCCGCCGCGCTGGCCGGTCGTGGCGTCATCGACCTCGCGGACGGCGAGGCTGCGATCGTCGAGTGTGGCCGCGAGGTCGAAGGCGAGCGCTTCGACCGGCGGCTGGCTGTCTATCGTTCGCTCCGCGAGCGTGGCGTCGTCCCCAAGACGGGCTACAAATTCGGTGCTGACTTCCGGACTTACGCCGACGTCGAAAGCGTCGATTCGCTTGGCCACTCCGAGCTGCTCGTGCGGGTGTTGCCGGCCGATCACGCCTTCTCGCCGCGTGATCTCGCCCTGGATGTACGCCTGGCTCACGGCGTCCGGAAACAGATGGTGTTCGCGTTGGTGACCCGCGCCGACAATACCGATTCTCCCCGGATCGAGTGGCTCGAAGTCGGTCGACTGACGCCGTGA
- a CDS encoding MATE family efflux transporter: MKRVGSRVNPVRGVILLLGLGLARLGLIDASRARRATDLSWPRVVTGIARMSKNAADVAMVGAASGIVANPAISGIGLAGPFWGLAFAFGGGFAAGTIALVSQRFGAEEFAQLSQAVRSSFLVVVTATIPIGAAFWLVPQELIGLLNSDPQVITYGATYLKILGLGVPFAGLNLVGSRVLIGADDAQIPMILRGGGAVLNIALNAVFIFGLGLGVAGAAWGTVLANVMVTSLFVVGLIVGWLPLIGQFPVSVSPRGTYIHWGDVTDIVSIGTPVVGRNMTWTVARFPMLAIVGMFGTTTLAAYTVARRLWGLMNVPGWGFGLAASSLVGQHLGTDDEETAEIYGREIVLMAVATYTVSAAIVALVAHPTVVLFGTEAGAVPIAVGLVFAACVAIIPQGVNSTIAGALDATGDTNWPFVYQALGVFVVSIPAAYLGATTTIGVWGLYIAFLGETLVPAVGNYYRFSTGKWKAISREYRPETALDD, from the coding sequence ATCAAGCGCGTTGGTTCTCGCGTGAATCCCGTTCGTGGCGTCATTCTCTTGCTCGGTCTGGGGCTTGCTCGTCTCGGGTTGATCGACGCCTCGCGGGCACGCCGAGCGACGGATCTCTCCTGGCCGCGCGTTGTCACCGGGATCGCCCGGATGTCGAAAAACGCCGCCGACGTCGCCATGGTCGGGGCGGCCTCGGGGATCGTCGCCAATCCCGCGATCTCCGGGATCGGACTGGCCGGCCCGTTCTGGGGTCTGGCTTTCGCTTTCGGCGGTGGGTTCGCGGCCGGGACGATCGCACTTGTCTCTCAGCGCTTTGGTGCCGAGGAGTTCGCCCAATTGAGCCAGGCCGTCCGTTCGAGTTTCTTGGTCGTCGTCACGGCGACGATACCCATCGGCGCCGCGTTCTGGCTCGTCCCCCAGGAGCTCATCGGCCTGCTGAACAGCGATCCGCAGGTCATCACCTATGGCGCGACGTATCTCAAGATCCTCGGACTGGGCGTGCCCTTTGCCGGACTCAACCTCGTAGGAAGCCGCGTGCTCATCGGCGCTGACGACGCCCAGATTCCCATGATCCTCCGAGGTGGCGGTGCGGTCCTGAATATCGCCCTCAACGCCGTGTTCATCTTCGGTCTCGGGCTGGGCGTGGCTGGTGCGGCCTGGGGGACTGTCCTGGCGAACGTCATGGTCACGTCGTTGTTCGTCGTCGGCTTGATCGTCGGCTGGCTTCCCCTCATCGGGCAGTTCCCGGTCTCGGTCTCCCCCCGAGGGACGTACATTCACTGGGGGGACGTCACCGACATCGTCTCGATCGGGACGCCCGTCGTCGGCCGGAACATGACCTGGACGGTCGCTCGTTTCCCCATGCTCGCAATCGTCGGGATGTTTGGAACGACGACGCTCGCGGCCTATACCGTCGCCCGGCGTCTCTGGGGGCTGATGAACGTGCCCGGCTGGGGCTTCGGGCTTGCGGCGTCCAGTCTAGTGGGCCAGCATCTGGGGACCGACGACGAGGAGACCGCCGAGATCTACGGCCGAGAGATCGTCCTGATGGCGGTCGCGACCTACACCGTCTCGGCAGCGATCGTCGCGCTGGTCGCCCATCCTACTGTTGTCCTGTTCGGAACCGAGGCCGGGGCCGTCCCGATCGCCGTCGGCCTCGTCTTTGCAGCCTGTGTTGCGATCATCCCGCAAGGAGTCAACAGCACTATCGCCGGAGCCTTAGACGCCACCGGCGACACGAACTGGCCGTTCGTCTACCAGGCTCTCGGGGTGTTCGTCGTCTCGATCCCGGCGGCCTACCTCGGTGCAACGACCACGATCGGCGTCTGGGGACTGTATATCGCCTTCCTCGGCGAGACGCTCGTCCCCGCGGTGGGCAACTACTACCGCTTCTCGACGGGCAAGTGGAAGGCAATCAGTCGGGAGTACCGCCCCGAGACGGCTCTGGACGACTGA
- a CDS encoding non-histone chromosomal MC1 family protein, whose translation MARDTDKRNFALREEDGTESSVFSGGTPRQAALKAARRLDPAPSEDDADPEPIRLREKGTKKVHVYEGWAWEQEAPDDKPDWMPGDITKGNVSKQGVEHLEEI comes from the coding sequence ATGGCACGCGATACGGACAAGCGTAACTTTGCGCTGCGCGAGGAGGATGGTACAGAGTCGAGCGTCTTTTCCGGGGGGACTCCTCGGCAGGCCGCTCTGAAAGCAGCACGTCGACTCGACCCAGCACCGAGTGAGGACGACGCGGACCCGGAACCGATCCGCCTCCGCGAGAAAGGCACCAAGAAAGTCCACGTCTACGAGGGCTGGGCCTGGGAACAGGAAGCACCCGATGACAAGCCTGACTGGATGCCGGGCGACATCACGAAAGGTAACGTCTCCAAGCAGGGCGTCGAGCATCTCGAAGAGATCTGA
- the pheT gene encoding phenylalanine--tRNA ligase subunit beta yields MPTVDIDTDELRTLTGHEEKSDADLRDDLFELGLEYEGETEDGELRFEFEPDRLDRLSVEGVARSLRYQYGDDRGIYVPNTNDPDWTIRVEDVPEDRPYVTGAIVRGLDLDEASLDSLIQLQEKLHATMGRKRAKGAIGVHDLTMLKGGSAGDSEKSIRYTGIDRDGEEFVPLEGDEAMTPGEVLEGHHIGTEYADLVADYDTVPAIYDSIGLFSFPPVVNGRRTEVSTESRDLFIEMTGTDQWTIDHMLNVVCYALDARGGTIEEVRVEYANGPEEYGTELVRPDFSTKTKTVAHDRIERTLGIELAAEDVIDLFERSGLDGDATEADDGPGYDVTIPPYRVDVLHPVDVIDDVGRAYGFNELEPRYPEVGTIGGRHERARLEEAVRTTLVGLGFQDLLNFHLTSADELHDRMGVDPGTAVLGGGDPVAVRNPYSEDYTVVRTWLLPSIMQVFSNNTHRRYPQDLAEVGFVARRDDEADTSVAEARHVAGALARHDVSYEDAKARLQALVAEFDADLATPPTEHPSFIDGRTATVEIDGEAVGVIGEVHPAVLVEHDLELPVVAFEFELVALQ; encoded by the coding sequence ATGCCCACTGTCGACATCGACACCGACGAACTCCGGACGCTGACCGGCCACGAGGAGAAGAGCGACGCCGACCTGCGCGATGATCTCTTCGAACTGGGCCTGGAGTACGAGGGCGAGACCGAGGACGGTGAGCTGCGCTTCGAGTTCGAGCCCGACCGGCTGGATCGTCTCTCCGTCGAGGGGGTCGCCCGGTCGCTGCGCTACCAGTACGGCGACGATCGCGGCATCTACGTCCCGAACACTAACGATCCCGACTGGACGATCCGCGTTGAGGACGTCCCCGAGGATCGACCCTACGTCACGGGTGCGATCGTCCGCGGGCTGGATCTCGACGAGGCTTCCCTGGACTCGTTGATCCAGCTTCAGGAGAAGCTCCACGCGACGATGGGTCGCAAGCGCGCGAAGGGTGCGATCGGAGTTCACGATTTGACCATGCTCAAGGGGGGATCGGCCGGTGACAGCGAGAAGTCCATCCGCTACACCGGTATCGACCGCGACGGCGAGGAATTCGTTCCACTCGAGGGCGACGAAGCGATGACGCCGGGCGAAGTCCTCGAAGGCCACCACATCGGCACGGAATACGCCGATCTGGTCGCCGACTACGACACCGTCCCGGCGATCTACGACTCGATCGGGCTGTTCTCGTTCCCACCGGTGGTCAACGGTCGCCGGACCGAGGTCTCGACCGAGTCGCGAGACCTCTTCATCGAGATGACCGGGACCGACCAGTGGACGATCGACCACATGCTCAATGTCGTCTGTTACGCCTTGGACGCCCGCGGCGGGACGATCGAAGAGGTCCGCGTCGAGTACGCGAACGGCCCCGAGGAGTACGGCACCGAGCTGGTTCGTCCCGACTTCTCGACGAAAACCAAGACGGTCGCTCACGACCGGATCGAGCGCACGCTCGGGATCGAGCTCGCGGCGGAAGACGTGATCGACCTCTTCGAACGATCCGGACTGGACGGCGACGCTACTGAGGCCGACGATGGGCCAGGCTACGACGTGACGATCCCGCCCTATCGCGTCGATGTCCTCCACCCTGTCGACGTGATCGACGACGTCGGGCGTGCTTACGGGTTCAATGAACTCGAACCGCGTTACCCCGAGGTGGGGACGATCGGCGGCCGACACGAGCGCGCCCGCCTCGAAGAGGCCGTCCGGACTACCCTGGTCGGACTCGGTTTCCAGGATCTATTGAACTTCCACCTCACGAGCGCGGACGAACTGCACGATCGCATGGGGGTCGATCCGGGGACTGCCGTCCTGGGCGGCGGCGATCCCGTCGCGGTCCGCAACCCCTACAGCGAGGACTACACGGTCGTCCGGACGTGGTTGCTTCCCTCCATTATGCAAGTGTTCTCGAACAACACCCATCGCCGCTACCCCCAGGACCTCGCGGAGGTCGGGTTCGTCGCCCGGCGAGACGACGAGGCGGACACCAGCGTCGCCGAGGCGCGACACGTCGCAGGTGCGCTCGCGCGTCACGACGTCTCCTACGAGGACGCCAAGGCACGCCTCCAGGCGCTGGTTGCGGAGTTCGATGCCGACCTGGCGACCCCACCCACGGAACATCCGTCGTTCATCGACGGTCGGACCGCCACCGTCGAGATCGACGGGGAGGCGGTCGGCGTGATCGGCGAAGTGCATCCCGCAGTCCTCGTCGAACACGATCTAGAACTGCCAGTGGTCGCCTTCGAGTTCGAGCTGGTAGCGTTGCAGTAG